ACACGTAGTCAATTTTAAATATGTgtgacatttttctttttcttttttgagaaataagatCATGCATTCAATAAATCAACAGAAACTTATATCAAGCATTACAAGATTGGTAGCATCACTATGGATGTCTTCTAACCAAATTTGAGAAAGAGTGGATCCTTTAGCTTGTTTGGCCAACTTGTTAGCAACACAGTTTCCTTTACGTTTCACATGGGAGAAAGCAAGGGATCTAAAGCTAGATATCAGTTGGAGAGAATCCTCAATCAAGTGACCAAAAGGGGCCAGACAAAACTCATCTGAGTTGAGGGATTTGATAATAGTTTCAAAGACTACGTATACTTCCTGGAGACCAATTTTCTGGGCAAAGGATATAGCTCTTCGACAAGCTAAGGCTTCGACGTCATTGACAGATGGGGGCAAGGCAATCCTCTCAGAGAGTGCACCAATGACTTTGCCTTCATGATCCCTAATCACAACTCCTAGGCCAGCTGCAGCAATGTCTTGAAACATGGCGCCATCAAAATTGGCTTTGAACCACAGACAGAGAGGTGGAGACCAGTGGACCAAAGAAGGGGCCTCATCGAGTATGATGGCAAGTCTTGGGCCTGTTGGAATTCACGTAGTCTCTCAATAGCATTGGCATGGATCTTGGAATATGGCAAAGATGGTGAGTCCAGTCGAGCAGCATTTCGTTTATACCATATGCTccaagaaataaaagcaaaacgcTTTGCTAATTGTGGAACCTGGGCATTGAGAATTCCCATGAAAAGGTCTCAAAAATTAACACTGTTCCAATATCTATGATCTACAAAATTCTTCAACATGCCAATAATTGTGTGTGCGTGAATCACTAATATGGTTATATATTGCATGAAAGATGTTTAACATGCCAATAATATGGTTTATGTTTCACAATTTTGGCAATATCATCTTCGTTTTAatacaaaagaaaccaattcaATTGAGGTTTATGTtgttaaaaacaaacaaatattaaattgaTGGTTTTACAAAATACTGTTCAACGAAGACCACAGTTGAAATATTCGAAAAAACTAataattctttatatataaaaaaatatcacaCTTCAAATTTTTGTCTCAGGCTTTAAAATGTATAGAACCAACCCCACCATAGAATCTTGCATTCACCATCTCATGCAGTTAGCATTAAGTTTCCTTCCAATAATGCTAACATTCCATTGATAATAGCGGGATGCTCATAGAAGCAAAAACGATACAAAATCTTTAGAATTTCATTATGGTTAGTTTTATAATTAAACCCAAACTCAAGTGCAAAACATTGTAAGCTGGTGGTTGAGGTTGAGGATTACAGTGAGCGGATATGCAACAGGAGTGGTAATGAAAGAGCACCATGATTTAGAAACACGTACACCTCTGAATCTTAGGAGGTAGTTTAGCCAGATACTCAGTAAAATCTCTTCAGGAACATGATTCTTCTGATGTGTGTGATTTGGTAGCAGTGGCTGAGCCAAAATTTTAGTCTAGAGGGGGCAAACTTAAAAGAcgatattaaaagtgaaattaatcttaaaaatattaatcaacaataataacaaaataaataaacaattgtaagcaaatatgaatatatttcctattattaaaataaataaacaaaaataaccaattcataactactaaaaaatttacaaactgatggagtaaaaatgtgattagtgttacttaaaaaatataatgaataaatgtttgaaattatttttgtgattagtaacatgacaatttgtaagacataagtagtaaaatttgtaacatTTCTAGCattatttaatgataaaatgttgtgaaaagtATCGTAAATAGTGAAAATGGTGtaaataatgatataaaataaaataataaaaaatagtgaaataggtGCAACACGTAGGACAACACAAAAACTACTTATAAGAATAGTGAAATTGGTAAAAAGCTTGCATGGTTTTGGTGTTTGagaactttttttccttttcttttttcttgtgtCAGAGTCACTTTCAACCAAGTAGaagtcctttttttctttttcttttttctttcatgtcAGTAAGTAATTACACTAGACTACTAATGCTAGAAAATTTTAGGAGAAGTTACGGGGGTGGTGCCCCCCTTGCCCCCATCTAGCTCCGCCAATGTTTGATGGTTCTCTGCTTTggtatattaaatttataagaaTTCCAGATGACAAGAGTaaagtatttattatttatatatctgCACTTTTTATTGATTTCATAATATTGTGCCACTTGTAAGTTTTTGTGGCTTCACAAGAGTACacatttttattctataatatatatatatatatatatatatatatatataaaatattgaatttaaattatattttacatgtaaataataaaatatataatttcttatacaagaataatcataataaataatgCTAAAATATATAGTTCCATATACAAAACTAAACATattaaatatctattaataaaaattataattatcaaatttcatatttaggaaaaaaataatatatattgataatcGTGGGGAGTTCACGCGTGTGATTACTACCTTTGCACATTTAAATCATGTAATGCATTTCGCCAGACCACCCCAGCAATAGTGGAGTTTGCCACTACTCGAACCCAAAATTTTTAGACTCACATGTGTGATGGATGACAAGGATTTCCTACCTTTATGCCACACTCTCaggtggtaaaataaaaatcatatcgTGTTAAGGTATtataggaaattcaaaaaagcaTTTTGCATTactaaaaagctattttaccTATTTTACGTTGCCACTTGAATAATACATCCTACATCTTATACTCTATTCTCTTACCTCTCtatttaaatggtttttttttttgttttttttttacattaccacttgaacaaatattttatatcccATACTCTACTCTTTTTGGCGAGATTAAAATAATtggggtagaataaaataatagttttaaATATAGATGTTGCTATAGTAATTCCTACATGTTAGAGCATTCTAATCTAGTCATCTAAAACCGGATGAAATGCAAAATAGATGATAATCTTTCTTAAAAAGCACCAAAACAGCACCACATCACATTATCCATCCATGTTCAAAATTTTGCATATTGACACTTAGAATGTGTTAATAATATGCATATCCCTATAGCAACATCTAACGCAATTATTTTATTCTTCCCACAAGTAAATAATAATGTGTGTTCTTTGggtattgcatttttttttttttttgtatgtataataaaatatagataattttatTATGATGAATTGCAAAATAAGGAATAGTTGTTAAAatgatagtataaaatagataaaagtgactttttggaaaatactatatatatatatatatatattgcatttttggatgagaatgctcttacaAATAAGTTAATATAACAATATTCAAAAATCTCAACAGAGGTAAAGCACTGTATGTAGGGGTTATTCTTAGGCTGAGTAAGTTATAATTCaacatacactttttttttacattacCACTTGAACAAATATTTGATATCCCATACTCTACTCTTTTTGGCGAGATTAAAATAATtggggtagaataaaataatagttttaaATATAGATGTTGCTATAGTAATTCCTACATGTTAGAGCATTCTAATCTAGTCATCTAAAACCGGATGAAATGCAAAATAGATGATAATCTTTCTTAAAAAGCACCAAAACAGCACCACATCACATTATCCATCCATGTTCAAAATTTTGCATATTGACACTTAGAATGTGTTAATAATATGCATATCCCTATAGCAACATCTAACGCAATTATTTTATTCTTCCCACAAGTAAATAATAATGTGTGTTCTTTGggtattgcattttttttttttttttgtatgtataataaaatatagataattttatTATGATGAATTGCAAAATAAGGAATAGTTGTTAAAatgatagtataaaatagataaaagtgactttttggaaaatactatatatatatatatatatatatattgcatttttggatgagaatgctcttacaAATAAGTTAATATAACAATATTCAAAAATCTCAACAGAGGTAAAGCACTGTATGTAGGGGTTATTCTTAGGCTGAGTAAGTTATAATTCAAcatacacttttttttcttcttcttttttttgggtaataatGAGAAGGGTGAAGTTGTGAGTTTAAAACCAATAGAATGCTTGTATAACTTAGCAATTAATTAAACTATCgatctattattttttattttttattattaaaaaaaaaaggataacgagactgcatatatatatatatatatatatatatatgtggtggGAATTATAGCTGTAGTGTATCTGTGCATGGGTTATGTATCATCCCTTTGTTAATATTGGGAAATTGCACTGTAATACTAATTCATGGACTTAGTCTCTTTTGTTAAGGATTCAGGGATAATATAAGGATGGgatatttgtttttataaggGCATAGAAATGTATAGTTCTTAGATGTTTGTTTTTATAGAACATTTCCTTTGCTTAAATAAATTTCCTGCATTGGGGTTTAATTTTTAGTCAaaacattatttataaattatattgttctAAAGATACTTTGGAAAATCATTGCATCCTTTGTACTTTGTTATGTATAGAAGCTGGAACTATGTAAAAAACAAAGTTGATTATACACATTCACCCTTTTCCATTTGTAATACTGTTAATTGTTAATGCTAAATAGTCGATTTAGAATAAGTGTGGATATTTACATAGTAATGCAACCTTGAGTTTAATAATTCACATGCAGGTATATGTTCTTATGTTATTGGAATGCACCATGATGACTGAACAACTTTTATATGTATTTAGACAGCTAGAATTGTATAGTTCTTGGATGGCttatttagaaaagaaaaaaagaaacaaacaaacaacaaaaaccctTTAGGTGAATTtgtcattttcaaattcaattctACCAAAtatctttttgtctttttctgtGTGTGGGGTGGGCATTTGATCAAAATCTTTTGATTGTGTGGAAAGATTAAGAAATGCtaattaattagtaaaaaattataCTCGTGGCATCTTTCAAAACTTGAtcaccataaaaaatttgaaaaaaaaaatctacaaactCAATAATAATTATACTTTATCATTATGTCAAGATATTAATGAAGAGGTATATATCAAATTGGTGGAAGAATTTGAGTTCTTAGCAAATCTATGTAATATTTAACCAAACTCCTAATTGCCCTTAGAATTGATCAATTTGATTACTTACTAGGACTAACATAGTAACCAAAGATATGAATGTATATACGACCAATGAGCAAAAATGACCAAAGGTTAGACAAAAACATCCCACATATATGAACCAATCCACCAATCAGACACTACAGAGTTCACAAGCATTGATTGCCTGTAACCAAAGATACCAATACCATGTTGAAATTTTCAAACATCTACTGAAAGAGTGGGGACACACGTAACAACTTCCCTCATTTAAGAAGAACCAACTGCTCCCCATACAACATAGGACCACCAATTGATGATGTCTTATGTACCTTCAGCCAATTTCTTCAATACTTCAGATTCATTGATCTCATTCAGAGAATGCAGTAGTTTAAGTTTTAAGCTCTGAGCTTATATAGTCATTCTATTATGAATGAATCCACTACAAAAATAGATTAAAGATTTCTTCCACCAATGAATGTGATAATTAAACATATATTTGCAACATAGTTTCATTGGATAGTAGTTAAATCGAGGCTAATGACAGGAATTGGTTTAGCAAtgagtttcaaaaacttaagTTGTGATTTCTAATAAGAAAAGGAAGCAATTAAAGAAGAACTCCTcgcatgaaaattaaaaataaaaaataaaaataaaaaagaagcaagAAGAGAGAATCAGAGAATATAGAAAGTAGAAACCCCAGCATGTACGACTTTTGAAGTATACTTCAGAAAAATTTCCACAGAAGCACTGCATTTTACACCTTACATGTCCTTTCCAAATACATGCACAGCCAATATTGCACCTTGCACCACATTGTACCTACGGTGTACACATGCATGAATCCATGCCATTTGCATGTATTTTTAAGCGTGTACACACGTATctataatatatgtttaattgTCTATGTATATGCATTCATATACCCTATTTGCTTTATCACATCGTCAATAATTAAGACAAGGTGAAGAAAATTGCATTAACTATCAAACTGCTACACCTAACAAATTAACTAATAATTAGGGCTGTCTCTCGTGCCTACGGCTAACCCACACCAAAAACAAAGCTTTTACCTCAAATTAGTGCAATACCATCACTGAGTAATGACAGTAGTACAGTACTAATGATCACCAATTCAACACTATGTATTAAGCTTGCACATTAGGTGTTAGACCATACACACCAAATTAATTAGTAGCTACCATAGTCTTATTTAACCAATTGACTAGGATGACCATGATAATGAAAATTTCAAGTTGAAAAAGATCGAGAAGGGTATATGATGATGGCGAGCATCTTTGACAATGAAAAGGATGAAAAGATTGACCAAGTAGAGACATTTCTCATCACCCATATATATAGTCATTTTCTGATGTACATTAAGATAAAAGGCTTGGTCACACATAAAACATCAGCCTATGTTATACAgccatatatataattaattaagatGCTATAGTTATGCAGACAAGACTAAACATTTGAGCCCTAGCTAGGATAGGATAGTGAGGCCCTACTAGGTCTTCTTGTTTCTCAGGATATATGATAAAGTAGAAGatccctctctctttctattaGAAAGAAGGAATTAGCTAGGGAATTTTGTAGATTTCTGCTGCTCAGTTGTGAGAAGGAGGGTGTGTCTTTGGTGGTGAGTAGTCCAAGTTAAAGCCAGGATTCTTTTCACTGCGTTTCTTGTGAGGCACAGCCCAAGGAACCGAAACAAGAGACTCAGTTTGAACAGCACCTGAAGTTTTTGCTACCACCTTCATTGTTTTCTGATTCCTCCTTGTcttttttggcttttgaatgTCATCATTTGAGGTGGTACTTTCAGCAATGCTATCTTTTTTGTCAACTTCATTTTGCTTTGAAAAGGAAGACTTCACCTTAGATAGATCAGGACCCATCTTCTCATCATTCTGCACAAAATCTCAAGATgtcaaacacttgaaaataagaagaagatgaagattatAACATCTGGCCATTGAGCTTTAGCTCAATTAGTACTCGAGTtctaggtggagggtgaggtcatgagTTCAAGACCTAttggtgcatgtgtaacttaattatgaatgaaaaaaaaaattgaaaaaaaaaaaaagtacaaacctTAATGGAAAAATGGAATTTCTTCTCCAGCTTCTTATCAACTACTCGAATATGGCGGGCATTACATGCATGCAATATGGAAAGGCATAAAAGGAAAATCAGACAAGAAGTGATTGACATTTTTATGAAAGATATAGTATAGTCTAAAAGCTTGAAATTAAGGTTGATGGATAGCTAGGCTAGCAAGGAAGCAATGTAGTATTTGTTGGCTGACTAGTGGGAAGGGTTGAGGTTTAATATAGTGAGAAAGCAAAAGAGAGCTAGCATTAAATGCAGGTACTAGAGTTAATTAAAGAGTTGGTCTTGCAGAACATGAAAGTGTATGGGTAAGGAGAAGtatgaaagaaaattgaagatatGGGCGGCCTCCTCCCTTTTGTCCCTTCCTTCTCACATTAATTTCAATCTATTGGGTCCCAAAATACAGACCCCCCACCAGGAAAAGAGAACCAACACGGACCCTTCTTCTAAAtatagggagagagagagagactgagacagagacacagagagagagagagagagagagagagagaagcaaagAGAGTCCAAGCTAGAGATTTTCCTATtatatagaagaaaaataatagagGGTGAAGGACCATAAACCATTGCCTGCCTAATTAATTGTGTTTACCGAGGCTAGGAAGTACTTCATTCCTCCACTATGTGTTAGAGATTCACTATTTTCACCGCTTGCCTCCTTGTTTCTCGCCCTTGCTGCCTTTTTACCTTGAAAAACTTATTATGATTATTCTATGATCAAAAAGTAGGAAACCTTTTTAATTAGATGCATATAGACAGCAAACACCCTTAAGATGTGTGATAATGACCACTTGGTCTACCTCTTCCCTTGCAGTTTAAAGTATAAAACAAGAGGAGGATGGGAAAATATCAGCAATATAGAAAGATGAACCTGTTAGAATGTGtttagattattttattgtttatgtactccattatttatttgttaaaagtaGGGTAAAGTATAATTATACCTTAAAAAACTGAaggtttaaaaaattgtaataagcAAATTAATAAGTTAAATGAACTAAaagtcaaaacaaaactaaaccaAACCCACAATTAGTGCTTTAGGGGGgtaaaaaaaacaagaagaagaggGATGGTTGTTCATGAAGTTAATGGTTTAGCTTGGAAAGTTCAGGTTCTGGGCTAACTAGCTAACTAAATGGTTGTCGTTGCCGTTGCTTTTCAGGGAATGAAGTTGCTAGGATGAGCAAATTATGGCAATAGTAGATGGTGGGAAATTAATATTTCTAGCTCCCAAAGTGTCTTTATCTCTCAATGTTCAACATGATTGAGTTGGTTTCCACTTTCAAACAGCCAATTAATATGATTTTCAATTAGCCTGCCTTCATGCTGAACAACCAagattttccttcttctttttgttccaaATGCTATAGCAGCCGTGTAGGCTATAATTGGAGGTTATCCAAATTTTCTGTATATATGTCTAAGGAGAACATTTTTGGTTGGGTAGTCAGCCAACTGTTTTCACAAATTATATATGCTCCCCAAATTTGGGATATGGCAGAAATGATTTGCTTGTTATGATGGTATATTTTACCATTTTGACTAGTTAGTAACAGCTAAGCATTACTGCACTAGCATAGCTAGAGTAGAGTTCTACTTTGCAGAGTATGCTTAACCCCACCTTTAGAACGAAGTAAATTACACATTGATATGAGCCCTTTCctaattttcaaaacttttttttttatataaaatagaaattctactctaacctaatataagtgtatatatgtgtgaagttcTCTCTTAAAGACTTAAACCCCGA
This genomic stretch from Quercus robur chromosome 4, dhQueRobu3.1, whole genome shotgun sequence harbors:
- the LOC126722181 gene encoding uncharacterized protein LOC126722181 encodes the protein MFQDIAAAGLGVVIRDHEGKVIGALSERIALPPSVNDVEALACRRAISFAQKIGLQEVYVVFETIIKSLNSDEFCLAPFGHLIEDSLQLISSFRSLAFSHVKRKGNCVANKLAKQAKGSTLSQIWLEDIHSDATNLVMLDISFC
- the LOC126724487 gene encoding root meristem growth factor 10, with product MSITSCLIFLLCLSILHACNARHIRVVDKKLEKKFHFSIKNDEKMGPDLSKVKSSFSKQNEVDKKDSIAESTTSNDDIQKPKKTRRNQKTMKVVAKTSGAVQTESLVSVPWAVPHKKRSEKNPGFNLDYSPPKTHPPSHN